AAGGCTGGCATAGAAAAAGCTGTATTTATTGTGTATGCTCCTCGTCAAAGTTTGAATGGAATAATTAAAAAAATGAAAGGGCACGACTTAGTGGTTGATATAAAACCTATATTCAAAAGTAAAATTGAATTTGTAGATAAGGAAAAATTCTCGAGAAAACCAGTTATAGTTGGAATAGATCCTGGAATTGAAGTAGGAATATCTATAATTGACCTATATGCTAATCCAGTATATCTCAATAGTAAAAGAAATATTGATAGAGAAGAAATTATTAATATAATAAGACAAAATGGGAAACCAGTATTGATAGCTACTGATGTAAACCCCGTGCCGGACACGGTGAGAAAAATAGCTGCACAGCTTAGATGCAAAATCTATGAGCCAGAAAGGCCTTTATATATAGATGAAAAAATGGAGTTAGTCAGTAAGTTTTCCGAAATACATAAAATTAAAATTGATGATCCTCATATAAGAGATTCTTTGTCTGCGGCATTAAAAGCATATTATGATTTTTCTCATAAATTGAGACAAATTGAAGGTTTTCTTGGAAGATTAGACTTAGATATAGAAGAAGATAAGATAATTGAATGTGTAATTAACGGAAATACAATAAATGAATGTATTGAGAAAGAAATTGAAAAAGAAGTTACAGTTACAACAAGAATAGAACAGCCTAAAAACATAGAAAATAAACAGATTAGTAATTCTGCTCAATCAATTAATAATGAACTGCTTGAATATAAGAAAGAAAATGAAAGATTAAAAAGATATATAAAACAACTGTTACAATATAAAGAATATCTAGAGCATAGAATAGATGAAATAAAAGCCTCAATTAACATAGAAGTAGAGAAAGATAGAAGAATATATGAACTCCATACTATAATAAGTACTTATTTAAAGCAAATCGCATCACTGAAAGATCAAATAGAAAATAAAGACAAAGAAATATCAAAATTAAAAGAGATAATAAGAGGTCTAATCTATGGAGATAAGACTGCATTACATAAATCACAATTACCACCTTACTTTAAAATAGAGAAAAATAGGATTATATTTGCAGACCAAGAAATTAGCAGTGAGATATTAGATCTAATCATAGATGATTATGTAATATTAGAAAAAACTTTACTAAGAGACTTAGAACTGTTAAATAAAGAGAGATTGATGAATATAGATACAAACATAGATCTTAAAAGAATTATTGATGAATATAGGAAACAACGTTTTAGAACAGCATAACTTTATTTTCCAATATTAGATCTGATATCTTAGTTATAGACCCTAATATCTCATCAGATATTCCTTCAATTTCTCTTTTCATTTCAGAAGTCAAACTACCATTTTCTGTGGTCACTTGGACATTTGCTATTAAAGGATCATCTATAGGCCTACCAATTTGGCCTAATACCTCAACTTGAACATTCTTAACTCCTTTAACTTCAGTAGAAACTTTTTGAGCAATTAGATTAGCGACGATGTTGTATATTTTTCCTACATGGTTTACTGGATTCTTTCCTGCAGTAGCCTCTAATGACATAGGTCTCATTGGGGTTATTAGTCCAGTAGCCCTATTGCCTCTTCCAGTCATACCATCGTCTCCATGCTCAGCTGACGTTCCCGTCACAGTCAAATATACAATTCCTTTATCTATTTTGTCTCCAGTATTTATGTTAACTTTTACATCATAATCTGGTACAAGCTTACTCGCTAGATCTAAGATAGCTTGTTTTGCCTCTTCTTTTACAGCAATATAATGATTTAAATCACTTACTAATTGACTTATAACTGCCATTGCAATAGTTAATTCAATTGTTTTACCTTTTCTTAATCCCATAACTTTTATATCTTCCCCTATTTCAGGTATTTTAGCTTTCATTTCCTTAGAGTTAAGATATCTTTCTGTCTGATAAACTAAATTTTCTAACTTTGAGTAAGGTGCGAATCCTACTCCAAAACTAGTATCATTCGATAAGGGAACTGATTTCTTAGCTACCTCAAATATTCCAACGAGATCAGCTGAACCCTTGCCTATTTTATAGTCAACTATAACATGCTTTTCCGGGTCTAAATACCTAAAGTGTTCTTTAATCCATTCCTTAACACTTTCAATAATAATAGTTCCAACCGGTATGCTTTCAATTCCAGACTCGGTCTTCACTTCAGTGGTAGCTCTTCCGGCTACAATAATATAAATCGGTTGTAAAACTTCTCCCCCTTTAAATCTAGGTGATGCTTGTCCTCCTACAACTAATGTTTTATCCAAATTATGATGAAGTATTGTACCATATCTTTTGAGATAATAGAGGGATAATTTTCTACTTGCTTCTTCTGATGCAGAATCTGCTATATAGTCTGGATGACCAGTACCCTTACGCTCTACAAGCTCCACTTCTAACGAATCTATATCAACCCAATGGCTTAACTGCACGTTTATGTTTCTCATTAGAATACACTCACCGATGTATTCTTATAAAATTATTTTCCCATTAAAGCTTCGTAATCAACACTTATGAAAAGTATATTGCTACCTCTTATTAGAACTCTTCCATATTTTGCAACAGGTTCAGCTGTACCTTCTCTTGTCTCAATACAGTCTCTCAGTACTAAATTCATTGTACCATCACTTTGTTCTAATCTACCAACGTATTCTGATCCATCCTTAAGTTTCACTAATACAATTTTATTTGTTGCAGTTTTTAAACTCTTTAATGGATTTTCTATCTTTGCTTGCACTATAGTCATCCTCATTTTCTTTTCTGTTACTGACTAATATAAAAGGGTTCTTGTCTCTTAGCCACATCCTTTTTAAAGGGAAAAATTTTTAATTTATATAAACGTGGAACTAACAGTATCAGACCCAGAAGATATATTAAAAATTTCTAGGGCTTTATCCGTAATATCAAGAATAAACATATTAAAACTAGTAGCTGAAAATGAAATGAGTATTACTGAATTAAGTGAAGTATTACACATGACAAAAGCTAATATTAGCATGCATATTAGTGAACTAGAAAATGCTGGATTAATTGAAATATCTTATAAAAATGGAATAAAAGGTATAAAAAAGATTATAAAATTAAAATATGATAAAATTATTATTAATTTAAACTCCAGCAGCAGCTCTAAGGAAACCTATAAAGACGGGTGAAGGAGCTAAAGGCCTACTTTTATATTCTGGATGACCTTGTAACCCTAGGAAGAATTTATGGTTCTTAAGCTCAATCATTTCTACCAGACCATTCTCACTTACACCAGATATTACCAGACCACCTTTCTGTAAAAGATCTACATATTCTGGGTTTACCTCATATCTATGTCTATGCCTCTCATATACTTCTATGTTTCCGTAAATTCTATAAGCTAATGTTCCTTCTTTAACGATTACCTTTTGAGATCCTAATCTCATTGTACCACCAATTTGTACAACTTTCTTTTGCTCGTCTAATAGTGTGATTACTGGATGGGGTGTATTAGGATCAACCTCAGTAGTATGAGCTTTTTCTAGCCCTAACACATTTCTTGCAAATTCTACTACTGCTAGTTGCATACCATAACAGATACCAAGGAATGGTACATTATTTTCTCTCGCATATTTAATTGCAAGAATTTTTCCCTCCACTCCGCGTGAACCAAATCCGGGTAGAACTATTATCCCGTCAACAGATTTCAATTTATCAATTGCTTCTTTTGAATTTTCTATGTCAGTCGATTCTATCCAAACTAGAACAGGCTTGATATGAAGCTTAGCAGCTGCATGGTAAATCGCTTCCTTAATACTAATGTAGCTATCTTTAAGCTTTGTATACTTTCCCACAAGAGCAATTTTTACTTCTTTATCAGCTGTCTTTAAATTATCTATAAAGCGGATCCATTCAGATAGATTAGGCTGATTATCTGGTAAGTTAAGTTTACTTAAAATCTTACTTGCTAAGCCTTGTTTTTCTAGGATTAGAGGAACTTCATAAGTCATATTGACATCATAGTTAGAAAAGATGTATTCTGGTTTTACATTCGTAAACAATGCAATCTTCTTTTTTGTTTCTTCATCTAGTGGAACTACAGATCTAGCAACTATGATATCTGGCTGTATACCTATTCTTCTTAATTCTTGCACGCTATGTTGTAAAGGTTTAGTTTTTATTTCCTCAGTTACTTTAAGGAATTCGACTAAGGCAACATGAACAAAAACTACATTTCCTTCTTCCTCTTCTAGTTTTAATTGTCTTACTGCTTCTAAGAATGGTAAACCTTCTATATCTCCAACAGTTCCGCCTATCTCAACGATAGTAATGTCTGCATTTGCCATATTAGAAGCATATCTTATCATACTCTTTATTTGATCCGTAACATGAGGTATAATTTGAACTGTTTGACCCAAATATTTTCCTTGCCTCTCATTCTTTATAACTTCAAAGTAAACCTTACCAGCAGTAATATTATTGTAACTATACATATTAATACCTACAAATCTTTCATAATGACCTAAATCTAGATCTGTTTCTGCTCCATCATCTGTTACAAAAACTTCTCCATGCATATATGGATTCATAGTACCCGCATCAACATTAAGATATGGATCTACCTTAACCATTGTTATCTTATATCCTCTATTTTTTAAAAGTAATCCTATAGAAGCAGCTACCGTGCCTTTACCAACACTTGATAATACTCCTCCAGTAATTATAATATACTTTGTCAATCGGAAATCACAGCTAAAAATATCACACAGTGAGTTTTAAAAATCATTTGTTAACTTTTATGTAGAAATACCTATTGGTGGAATGATGGAATTACTGGAAAAATTATTAAAAAGTAAAAATTTACAAGTAGCATTAGATTTTATCGATTTAAAAAACGCAGAAGAAATTGCAAAACAGTCTATTGAGGCTGGGGCTGATATATTAGAAGTTGGAACACCTTTAATCAAGTCTTATGGCATACAAGGAATAAGAAGAATAAGGGAAATTGCAAAAGAAAGAATTGTTTTAGCTGACACTAAAACTGCAGATGCTGGCGACGTAGAGGCTGAAATAGTTCATCTAGGTGGAGGTAATATTATGACAGTGCTTGGAATTATGGACGATGCTACAATAGAAAGTGCAGTAAAGAAAGCACATGAATATGGAATTCTCGTCCAAGCAGATCTCATAAACGTTAAAGATATTCTAAAACGAGCAGAAGAAATTAAAAGATTGGGGGTAGACATAATAGGATTGCATGTAGGATTAGATGTGCAGAAAAAAAGAGGTATTACTATAAGCGATTTAAAGAATGAAATAAAGAAAGTTAGCGAACTTGGAGTAATAGTATCAGTTGCTGGCGGGTTAAACAAGAATAATATTGTTGATATTATAGATTTACCTATAAATATTTATGTTGTTGGTGGAGCAATAACAAGAGCGAAGAATCCATTAGAGGAAGCTAAGCAAATCGTTAAAATAATTAAGGGGTAAAATGAGAATTATAAAGGAGTGATTAAATGTCTCAGCCAGGACAGACTAAATCAAAAGAGCTTAAACTCACATCTAAACAAGTATTTACTCCAGATTCATTAAAAGATGATAAAAGAAAAATTAAATTACTGTATCTAATAAAAACCTTAAATGGAGCCTCAGAAAAAGCACTAACTATTGGTTTATATGAGCTAAAACAGAAGGGATTAGACTTAGGATATCAATTTAATGTAATCGGAAACAATGTTTTTAGTCCAATGATAAAAGAAGATATCACAGCATTACTATATGTTGGATATATAGAAAACGATCCGCAAAGTAAAAAATTAAAATTAACTTCTAGTGGCCAAGAATTCCTAGATAAACAGCAGATTGAGGATGACTTTAAAAATAATTTAGCACAACTTTTAAGCGATATTAAAATGAAGATAAATGCAATAGATGAAGAAAATAGACTTAAAAATAAAAGAAGATAATACTTTATTTCACATTGTCATGAACGTTCCTCTTCTATTTTGAGTAGTTTGTTGCTCTTCATTCAGAGGTCTATTCCATATTAATGGATCTAATTTTCCTTCTTTACTTAATTTTACTACTAATTCTCTGAATTGACTTGTATGTCTTATATCTAATTCTAATAAAGTTTCCAATATATTCCATGTAGTTCTCATAACATCTTCTAACATCTCCTTAGGCATATGCTTTATAATTTGAGGATCTTGTAACCATTGATCAAAAGCTTTAACTGTTCTCATAATATGTTGAAAAGCAACTCTAGTTGCTAGGATTAAATCTAATCTATCTGTATCTCCAGCTTCATATTTTTTCTCCAACTCTTTTAATGTCTCTAACAAATTTTTCTGCATCTTAATCCATTCGTCAAGATTAGATAGATATCCACTTTCCAATAGTTACACCAGATAATATTATCTTAATTCAAACTAATAAAGATATGTCAACTTTGTTCAGACTTTAAGTTGAAAGGAACTCCTTCTTCCAGGATCTCTTTAGGAATGCTATTCTTATACTTCTTCATAAAACTCAAGTCTTCATCCTTTCTTCTTAACTTGTCTGGTAACATCCTAGGAATCTCATCAATAATTGGATACCATCTTTTACAGTTTGGGCAGTATAATAAACCGTCAACAATTTCATACTTAATACATTCTTCACAAGGAGTAGGTTCTTTCATATCTTTTATAAACTGATTCTTATAACTACAATAAAGTTCACATAATGGTTTCTTTTCATCTCCTATACCTCTTTCTACCATTCTTGTTGAAAAAACGTAATACTTTAACGGAAAATGCTTACATATAGGACATGCCAAAAGATCAAGCAACCTGTATTTCATTTACCCTCTACAATCTTTTTTAATTCATTAACTAAATTATTTGCTACGTTTTCATCTTTAGCTTCAGCCATTATTCTTATTATAGGTTCAGTCCCACTTTTCCTTACAAGAAACCAGAAATCTTTACCTATGATTTTGACTCCGTCTATAGTTATTGCTTTAACACTAGAAGTTGAATATACTTCTAATATTTTCTTATAAATTTCCTCAACCATTAACCCTGGCTTTAGGTCAACCTTAGTTTTTACAAGATAATATTTAGGAAGCCTATCAAATAGCTCTGCTGACGAAACATTTTCATTAGCTAGTAATTCTAACATTAAAGCAAAACTCATTGCACCATCCCTTACATACTGATGTGGAGGATACATAAAACCTCCATTTTCTTCAAACCCAGCTAGTGCATTCTCATCCGCTACCTTATGTGCTATATCAACACTTCCTACTTTTGTCCAATCAACTTGAATATTATATTTACTTAAATACTCTTCTACTAAGCTTGAGCTTGAAACAGCAGTAACAATCTTCTTTATAGCTTTAGGATTTTTAACAGATGCCCAATATGATAATAAAGTACCACTCCTATCACCCCACTGTACTCTTCCTTCAGAATCAATAAAAATGGCTCTATCAGCATCACCATCGTGTGCTACACCTAAGTCCACTTTTAAAGTCTTTACAACTTCTGCAGTCTCTTTAAGACTATCAAAAGTAGGCTCTGGTTGTCTAGCTGAAAATAAGGGATCAAGATTTCCATTAATCGTGTAAATCTTACAACCTAAAGCTCTAGCAACTAATGGAGTAGATAAAGCACCTACACTATTAGCCGGATCAATTAATACCTTATAATTTTTCTTTTTAATTTTCTCTATATCAACATGACTTAAAATTCCATTTACATAAGTAGAAATAACTCTATCTTCTCTCTTAACTTCTGTAGTTAGAGAACTCCATTCTATAGTATTAAATCTTTCAGTAAAAAATAAGTCCTCGATTTCATTTTCTTTCTCTCTTCTTATTTCAATACCATCCTTATCAACAACTTTTATCCCATTATATGGTGCTGGATTATGGCTAGCAGTAATTACAACTCCACCATCATAACCCAAAGTTTTCACAGCATATTGTAAAGCTGGTGTAGGAGCCATACCACCATCATAAACCTCAACACCTACACTTAGTAAACCACCTTCAACAATTTTAACTAACATATCACCCCCTGCTCTTACATCCCTGCCTACAAGAATTTTACTATTCTTTCCAAAAAATGTCCCTATAGCTTTAGAAAGCTTTAATACCAATTCTGGAGTTAACTCTTTATTAACTATCCCTCTTACTCCGTCAGTACCAAAAAGCTTACCCATATACTAAGATTGTCTAACTCGATTTTAATTTCTTTAGTAGTTCTAAAGCTTCCAAACCTCTCCTATCCACAACAAATTTGATATTTCTAATACTCTGAGCTTGTTTATTTTTCCTTACTTTCTTTAGAGAATGTAATATTTTTTCTATTTCCTTTTCTATCTCATTCACATTTTTATTTGCTTTTTTAGCCCTGCTTATCTCACTTTTTATTTGATTATGAATTTCTGTCATAAGCAAATTCAAATCTTTTATTAATTCTTTTTTACTTCCATATTTTTTCTTTTTAATCTGAGAAACAAGCTTTTCGAGTTCCATATAAATAAAAAATTATCATGGGTTTTAAAACTAATTTAGCTATAATATACAGAAAGCCTTGTATGGTAATAATAAATAGTAAGACCCATAGCTAAATTTTCTGTTAAATGAGATTCTTAGTTAGAAACAGTCACTTTGGAAATTAATACATACTGATCCATTTAATGTGCGTAATCATAATAAAGACACAGTATCTTAACAAATTTTATCCTAATGCCAAATACTATAGAAAGATAATAGAACTTTCAATCTTTAAAAACTTATCATTAATATAAATTAGATCGCCACTAGGAATAACTTT
The sequence above is drawn from the Sulfurisphaera tokodaii str. 7 genome and encodes:
- a CDS encoding ArsR/SmtB family transcription factor, translated to MELTVSDPEDILKISRALSVISRINILKLVAENEMSITELSEVLHMTKANISMHISELENAGLIEISYKNGIKGIKKIIKLKYDKIIINLNSSSSSKETYKDG
- a CDS encoding DUF2153 domain-containing protein yields the protein MESGYLSNLDEWIKMQKNLLETLKELEKKYEAGDTDRLDLILATRVAFQHIMRTVKAFDQWLQDPQIIKHMPKEMLEDVMRTTWNILETLLELDIRHTSQFRELVVKLSKEGKLDPLIWNRPLNEEQQTTQNRRGTFMTM
- a CDS encoding CTP synthase: MTKYIIITGGVLSSVGKGTVAASIGLLLKNRGYKITMVKVDPYLNVDAGTMNPYMHGEVFVTDDGAETDLDLGHYERFVGINMYSYNNITAGKVYFEVIKNERQGKYLGQTVQIIPHVTDQIKSMIRYASNMANADITIVEIGGTVGDIEGLPFLEAVRQLKLEEEEGNVVFVHVALVEFLKVTEEIKTKPLQHSVQELRRIGIQPDIIVARSVVPLDEETKKKIALFTNVKPEYIFSNYDVNMTYEVPLILEKQGLASKILSKLNLPDNQPNLSEWIRFIDNLKTADKEVKIALVGKYTKLKDSYISIKEAIYHAAAKLHIKPVLVWIESTDIENSKEAIDKLKSVDGIIVLPGFGSRGVEGKILAIKYARENNVPFLGICYGMQLAVVEFARNVLGLEKAHTTEVDPNTPHPVITLLDEQKKVVQIGGTMRLGSQKVIVKEGTLAYRIYGNIEVYERHRHRYEVNPEYVDLLQKGGLVISGVSENGLVEMIELKNHKFFLGLQGHPEYKSRPLAPSPVFIGFLRAAAGV
- a CDS encoding Trm112 family protein; its protein translation is MKYRLLDLLACPICKHFPLKYYVFSTRMVERGIGDEKKPLCELYCSYKNQFIKDMKEPTPCEECIKYEIVDGLLYCPNCKRWYPIIDEIPRMLPDKLRRKDEDLSFMKKYKNSIPKEILEEGVPFNLKSEQS
- a CDS encoding orotidine 5'-phosphate decarboxylase / HUMPS family protein, which encodes MMELLEKLLKSKNLQVALDFIDLKNAEEIAKQSIEAGADILEVGTPLIKSYGIQGIRRIREIAKERIVLADTKTADAGDVEAEIVHLGGGNIMTVLGIMDDATIESAVKKAHEYGILVQADLINVKDILKRAEEIKRLGVDIIGLHVGLDVQKKRGITISDLKNEIKKVSELGVIVSVAGGLNKNNIVDIIDLPINIYVVGGAITRAKNPLEEAKQIVKIIKG
- a CDS encoding methionine adenosyltransferase; its protein translation is MRNINVQLSHWVDIDSLEVELVERKGTGHPDYIADSASEEASRKLSLYYLKRYGTILHHNLDKTLVVGGQASPRFKGGEVLQPIYIIVAGRATTEVKTESGIESIPVGTIIIESVKEWIKEHFRYLDPEKHVIVDYKIGKGSADLVGIFEVAKKSVPLSNDTSFGVGFAPYSKLENLVYQTERYLNSKEMKAKIPEIGEDIKVMGLRKGKTIELTIAMAVISQLVSDLNHYIAVKEEAKQAILDLASKLVPDYDVKVNINTGDKIDKGIVYLTVTGTSAEHGDDGMTGRGNRATGLITPMRPMSLEATAGKNPVNHVGKIYNIVANLIAQKVSTEVKGVKNVQVEVLGQIGRPIDDPLIANVQVTTENGSLTSEMKREIEGISDEILGSITKISDLILENKVMLF
- a CDS encoding DUF460 domain-containing protein: MRVLGVDIEAGKSPNSSQPPSYAVVIINEKGEIEEKYENVSIGKLIRIIWEKKPEVIATDNIYELATNEKQLIKLLSLLPDNLQIIQTTYINGQFKDIREVARENGIDIQGKTNPLKTAYLAALLALKGLGTPIKAIENKTKIIISRGRALGPGGMSSNRYKRHIRGLVLRVMKEIKEKLDKNGFDYDYTIKRTKAGIEKAVFIVYAPRQSLNGIIKKMKGHDLVVDIKPIFKSKIEFVDKEKFSRKPVIVGIDPGIEVGISIIDLYANPVYLNSKRNIDREEIINIIRQNGKPVLIATDVNPVPDTVRKIAAQLRCKIYEPERPLYIDEKMELVSKFSEIHKIKIDDPHIRDSLSAALKAYYDFSHKLRQIEGFLGRLDLDIEEDKIIECVINGNTINECIEKEIEKEVTVTTRIEQPKNIENKQISNSAQSINNELLEYKKENERLKRYIKQLLQYKEYLEHRIDEIKASINIEVEKDRRIYELHTIISTYLKQIASLKDQIENKDKEISKLKEIIRGLIYGDKTALHKSQLPPYFKIEKNRIIFADQEISSEILDLIIDDYVILEKTLLRDLELLNKERLMNIDTNIDLKRIIDEYRKQRFRTA
- a CDS encoding U6 snRNA-associated Sm-like protein LSm6; this encodes MQAKIENPLKSLKTATNKIVLVKLKDGSEYVGRLEQSDGTMNLVLRDCIETREGTAEPVAKYGRVLIRGSNILFISVDYEALMGK
- the glmM gene encoding phosphoglucosamine mutase, giving the protein MGKLFGTDGVRGIVNKELTPELVLKLSKAIGTFFGKNSKILVGRDVRAGGDMLVKIVEGGLLSVGVEVYDGGMAPTPALQYAVKTLGYDGGVVITASHNPAPYNGIKVVDKDGIEIRREKENEIEDLFFTERFNTIEWSSLTTEVKREDRVISTYVNGILSHVDIEKIKKKNYKVLIDPANSVGALSTPLVARALGCKIYTINGNLDPLFSARQPEPTFDSLKETAEVVKTLKVDLGVAHDGDADRAIFIDSEGRVQWGDRSGTLLSYWASVKNPKAIKKIVTAVSSSSLVEEYLSKYNIQVDWTKVGSVDIAHKVADENALAGFEENGGFMYPPHQYVRDGAMSFALMLELLANENVSSAELFDRLPKYYLVKTKVDLKPGLMVEEIYKKILEVYSTSSVKAITIDGVKIIGKDFWFLVRKSGTEPIIRIMAEAKDENVANNLVNELKKIVEGK